The Shewanella pealeana ATCC 700345 genome contains the following window.
AAGTGGCCCGTAAACAACTGAGCGACGCATTAGAAAGTATCAATATTCCTTATCAGGTCACTGCCGATGGTAAGGAAGCCTTATTGATAATGGAGCAAGCAGAGCGTGAAAACAGGGCTATCGATATCCTAGTCAGCGATATTGAAATGCCAGGACTTGATGGCTATGAGCTTGCCTTCGAAGTTAAGAACAACCCTGCAATTGCACCCGCTTATATCATTTTACACACTTCGCTATCCAGTGAAATTAGTGTCAGCCAGGCTCATCAAGTGGGGGCCAACGAAGCACTCACCAAATTTGATGCTCACGAGTTGATCGAAGCCATGTTGCGAGGAGCCGAAAAAGCAACAGCGATGACTAATGTTTAGGGTCTTATTAGCAGTATGTTATCAGTGAGTAATAACCGAGCTTATTTGTCTGGTAAAGGTAGACAATACTTGCCACATCCGATACAAACTGTTTCGAAGGAAGATTAATTTTATTTAAGGTTCGCCTAATGGTGGCTTAAATAGGATTACCACATATTATAAAAACGACAGGTCAAGTAATGAATCAAAAACCATCTTTGTTTGCCCGTTTGGCAGACGGCAGTTTAGTGTTACAAATTCTTGTAGGTATTATCGCTGGCGTTATTTTAGCAACCGTATCTAAATCCGGTGCTGAAAGTGTTGCGTTTTTAGGTCAGCTTTTTGTTGGTGCCTTAAAAGCAATCGCACCGATTTTAGTCTTTATCTTAGTAGCGGCATCGATTGCCAACCAAAAGAAAAATGCTAAAACCAATATGCGTCCAATTGTGATTCTGTATCTATTTGGTACTTTTTCGGCTGCGGTCACCGCTGTGTTGATGAGCTTTGCATTTCCGACCACACTAGCATTAACGCTAGATGCTGCTCAGGCAAGCCCACCAGAAGGGATCGGTGAAGTGATTCATACCTTGTTGTTTCAGCTAGTCGATAACCCAGTTAATGCGGTAATAACGGGTAACTATATCGGTATTCTAGCCTGGGGTGTAGGTCTAGGTTTAGCGCTACACCATGCAACAGATTCTACTAAGCTTGTGTTCGCCGATGTGAGCCATGGTGTATCGCAGATGGTGCGCTTTATTATTCGTTTAGCACCTATTGGTATTTTTGGTTTAGTATCATCAACATTTGCTACCACAGGCTTTAGCGCAATAGCGGGTTATATGCATCTGCTTCTCGTTCTTCTTGGGGCAATGGCGATCATGGCGCTGATCATAAACCCTGCGATTGTGTTTTTTAAAATACGCCGTAACCCATATCCACTAGTGTTTACTTGTCTTCGTGAAAGTGGCGTAACAGCCTTCTTCACTCGCTCAAGTGCGGCGAATATTCCAGTGAATATGGCGTTATGTGAAAAGCTAAAACTGCATGAAGATACATACTCGGTTTCTATCCCTCTAGGCGCAACCATCAACATGGGTGGCGCAGCGATTACGATTACTATCCTAACGCTTGCGGCAGCCAACTCTATGGGCATTCAAGTGGATATTCTTACTGCCATTTTGCTAAGTGTTGTAGCGGGTGTTTCTGCTTGTGGTGCATCGGGTGTTGCTGGTGGCTCACTGTTACTGATTCCATTGGCATGTAGCCTGTTTGGTATTTCAAATGATGTAGCCATGCAGGTTGTTGCAGTAGGCTTTATCATTGGTGTTATCCAAGATTCGGCTGAAACGGGTCTTAACAGTTCGACAGACGTTATCTTTACCGCGGCAGCTTGTGAAGCGGCAGAGAGAAAAGAAAACGCTTAAATCTGCGAAGCGATTAATAACGAAAAGCCCGCTCACTATGTGAGCGGGCTTTTTTTTTGTTTGCGAGTCTATCAGCTGTAGGGCATAAGAGTTTTATATTGAAAGGAACACTTCGCTTGCTTAAGTGCCGATAATACCGAGAGGCTTCCCCGTTTTCCATGCTCCGCGAGTGAAGTCTGGAAAATTCACCGAGTTACTGCGGTTATTGACCGACTCTTGGCTGAGAATATTCACTACAGACCAAGCTGTACCGTCATAAACATCTTGATCTAATGGTTCGCTATTTCTTAAGCAATAGACCATGCGCCACAGCATTAAAAAGTCCATGCCGCCATGCCCCCCATTACGCTCAGCTTCTTGTCCCATCTGTAGCCATAGAGGGTGATCATACTTGGCATACCATTTTGCCATATCCATATCCCACTTGTGGTAGCTATCAGAGCCTGCCTGTTCAATAGCGATGCGGTTAGGAAAGCCCGCAAACACGCCATTAGTGCCTTGAATAAGGTTGTGACGACTATAGGGGCGTGGGGTCGTAGTATCGTGCTGAACCATGATGGTACGGCCTTTTACCGTTTTTATAAGAGAGGTATTGATATCACCGTTGATGTAGTCGAGCTGGTTGCGTTCATGATCGGCTGGGAATTCACGCTTTGCGTATAAGCCACGACCCAGAGCTGGGGAGCTCATCGAAGTCAGATAATCGAATCTGTCACCGCGATTAATATTCATATACTGGGAAACTGGGCCTAAACCATGGGTTGGATACAGGTTGCCATTTCGTTTAGTGTGCCAGTATGTACGCCAAGAACCCGTTTTGCTGTCGATCTCCTTCATCTGCCAGCGAAGTTCATGGATATAAGCGGCCTCTCCATGGAGCAATTCGCCAAATAAGCCCTGACGAACCATATTGAGTACCATCAATTCGTCTCTTCCGTAGTTAACGTTTTCCATCATCATGCAATTCTTCTGGGTACGTTCTGCGGTGTCGACGATTTGCCAGCACTCATCGACGGTCAACGCTAGGGGCACCTCAACAAAGGCGTGCTTGCCACTCTCCATGGTGTTGATGGCCATGGGAGCATGCCACTCCCATGGGGTCGAGATAATCACAATATCGATGTCATCGCGATTAAGTAAATCTTTATAGGCTTGTTCACTGCCCGTATATTGGGCTGGCTTAGGGAGTCCTTGAGTCGTTACGAATTGAATCGATTCGTCTAATACTTGGGGATCGGTATCGCAAATGGCTTTGATCTCAACCCCATCTAGATGACAAAAATGTTTTACATGGCCCGAACCGCGTTGACCTACACCGATAAAGCCAACTCTAACAGTATCCATTTTGGGCACGACTAAACCCATTACTGACGGGCCAGCAGCGGGCTTTTTGGGAACAGCTTCTGCAGATGATAATGGAAGTTGCGAGGTGAGGATCCCTGCTGCTGAGAGACCGGCTGTTTTCAAAAAATGTCGGCGATTAAGTTTCATCTTAAGTCCTGGGCGATTTTATTAGAATAGGTTTGACCCTAAGAGTTATATCAAATTCGGTAGATAAAAGGTTAAAAGCAAGTATATCAATTTGTAGCACTTGTCTTTTTATGCGGATTTACTAAAGTAATGCATAGAAAGTGATTTATATCGCGTTTTTAATTTTTGATTGCGATACACTTTTTACTAAAAGGTGGCTGTATCATTGTGATTGCTTTCTTTGTTTACAACTGATTTGTCTAACAAAAATATTACAAACGCTTTTTAATGGAGAAGACTAACAGATGACACTTGTGCGCAATAGGACAGAAGAAGTTATTCAAATTGAGAGAGAAGCGAAACTCAAGGAGATGGAAATGTCAGTAGTTGAAAAGCGTAGACGTCTGTCTTGGCGAGAGGATGAACTCAGCTCTCGTGAAGTGCTAGGCCGTTGGATAGATGAACGGCCACTGCTGGGTGATAAAATTACCCTGTATAAACAAGCCGGTAAGTATTACCTTGAAACTTGGTATCTAGATGGTTGCCATAGCTTGGATGAGATGATCTCTGAAGAGACGGAAGAAGGCATAAAACTTGAGGACAAGGGCGGCAATATTTTTGGTGAATACTTTATGTTGACGACAGAGAATGAGCTTAAATTCTGTAATTCAGCTAATTGTTATTACACCGCAAAAATTAACGTCGAGGCGGCTTAACCTTTTAACTGAACCTCAACATTGAGTGGCTAAGTAGTAAAAACTTGCATTAGATTGTTTAAAGCATAAAAGGGGCATAAGCCCCTTTTTCGTGATTAAATTTAGCTATGACTACAATGCGAGTACTCGTTGAATGGTAACTAAATTGTTAGTATTCAATGAGTAGGGGTTAGAATGGATGCACACTGTTAAAGTGCATCGCTTTACCTGAGTAAGGGTGAGTAAAGCTTAAGCTTTGTGCATGCAGTTGCAAACGTTTCGCGGCACTCATCACTTGCTCAGAACCATAAAAATCATCACCTAAAATGGGGTGTCCTATAGCTAACATATGCACCCTTAGTTGGTGGGTTCTCCCCGTGACAGGTTTGAGTTCGACAAGAGTGCTGTGAGGTTTTTGTTGTAAAACTTTATAATGTGTTATCGCAGCCTTGCCTAACTCACTGACCATCTGCTTTGGTGGATTGAGTTTATCTGCAGCAATAGACAATTCAATCACACCACTTTGCAGTTTGAATATACCATCAACCTCTGCGATGTAAGTCTTCTGTGTTTGTCTATCTTGAAACTGGGTTTTTAGGTTTGACTCGGCTTTCTTGTTACGAGCAAATACCATGATGCCTGACGTTGCGCAGTCTAAGCGGTGCACAAGTATGCAGTCTTTAAATCGCTGTTGCAGGCGTGTGAGTGCACAATCGTGGGTGTATTCAGCGATCCCTGGATTTGATAGCAAACCTGATGGCTTATTGATTACGATAATATCTCGGTCGAGATAACGGATATCTAACCAAGGAATACTGGGGGGCTTATAGCTAAATATTTGCATGAGTTCTCCTATTGCGGCGCAATTCTAGCAAAATACTCAGCGTTAAGACATGCACTTAATTTAGAGGATGAGTTGTAAAGTGGCTCAAATTAATCTGGCGATCCAATCTAAGCCCCTTAAGAAAGACAATAACTGCTTACAGATACTCTGGTGGGGTGTTACGTGTCCATAAACGGCTATATGCCATCAGCTGAGGATAGAAGGTACGAAAGGCTATTTCTATTTCAGTATCAAGTTTTTTCACGCATTCTTGAGCCCCGTTGAAAATCTCAGGCTTAGAGACTCGTTTAGCAACAGACGCGAGGGTTTGATTGAGACCTTTACGGGTTTGATAAGCCACAAGCCAGTCCTCTTGACGGATCTTAGGGGCTATTGATACCAATTGCTCGGGGAGATCTTTACACTCATCAATGGCGTCATAGGCTTTAATAGCGAACTCCTCAAGACTTTGGTGATGATATTCGTCCCAATATTTAGCCAGCATATGGTCGAAACTTAAGTCAATAATAATCGGTGCAGCACGAGTTAATGTCTTGGGGAAAAGAGTGAGTAGCTCTTTGGTGATTTCATGGCTATCGGTAAGCTGATCTATTTGTCGATGTAGCCATATTCCTTGCTGAAGATGTTTAGGGAAATGTTCGATGCTGCCTTTTGCAAAGTCGCCGGCAATATTGGCTGCCAATGAGGTTTGGCTATTGTCTGCTAGGTGCAGGTGTGCAAGAAAGTTCATATTTTATACTTGGTGATTCGCGTACTTCACGTTATCATGCAGGGCGATGCGAAGGAAATTCTTTCTTGAGATTATTCAATATTTAAGGCTTTCCAAAAGGATGTGCATCTTAAAACAGCAATATATCCACCAATAAAACGGTTTGAGGATCAAGGATGATGTGGAACTGGTTAACCCAAAAATTACGCCGTCGCGCTCAAGTTAGACGAAAAAAAGTCGAAATTGATATTCCCTACGCTCAACACCGCTATCGTATTGAAGATTTAGATAGCAAAAAAACTGTCAATACTACTCAGAAGCAGCCGAGTAAATATAAATCGTTTAATTAATATTCTGGTTTTATCGCATTAAACACGGATATTGGGCGTTTTTTAGGATTGGATTGTTGATCTTCTTTAGCTCTAGCCATAGACTAGCGGCCGATTTAGACACAGTAGAGACTTTCCATGCGCGTTGCAGATTATTCTTTCGAACTCCCAGATGAGTTAATTGCCCGTTACCCAACGGCAGAGCGGACAGCGTCCCGGCTGCTATCTCTTGACGGTAATAGTGGTCAGTTGGCAGATCTGCAATTTACCGATATTTTGGAGCAAGTCAATCCAGGCGATTTAATGGTGTTCAATAATACCCGGGTTATTCCTGCGCGTATGTTTGGCACTAAGCAGTCGGGTGGTAAATTGGAGATCTTAGTCGAGCGTATGCTTGATGATAAAAGAGTTCTTGCCCATGTTCGTTGTTCTAAGTCGCCTAAAGTCGATTCAATTGTCTGCCTTGATGGTGGCTACGAGATGGTCATGCTCGCTAGACATGACGCTTTATTTGAACTGTCGCTGCAAAGTGATAAGACCATCTTAGAAGTACTCGAAGAAGTCGGCCATATGCCGCTACCACCTTATATCGATAGACCGGATGAAGATGCGGATAAAGAGCGCTATCAAACGGTTTACAACCAAAACCCTGGTGCGGTTGCAGCGCCGACAGCCGGTCTGCACTTTGATGATGCTATACTTGCAGCACTGAAAGCAAAGGGCGTAAACACTGCATTTGTCACCTTGCATGTTGGCGCAGGTACCTTCCAGCCAGTGCGAGTCGATAATATTCTCGATCATAAAATGCATTCTGAGTGGGCCGAAGTGCCACAAACTGTGGTGGATTTAATTGGTGAGACAAAAGCGAGAGGCAATCGCGTCATTGCCGTTGGCACTACATCGGTGCGTTCACTAGAAAGTGCAGCTAAAGCATCACAAGGTGTATTACAGTCATTTAGTGGTGACACAGATATCTTTATTTATCCTGGATATCAGTTCCAAGTGGTCGATGCCATGGTGACAAACTTCCACCTACCAGAGTCGACACTCATCATGTTGCTGAGTGCCTTTGCTGGCTTCGATGAGGTAAAAAACGCCTATCAGCACGCGATTGCTCAAAAATACCGCTTCTTTAGCTATGGTGACGCCATGTTTGTGACCAAAAAAGCGAACTAATTATCCAAATTGCTTTAAAATACCCAGTTCATAATATGAAGTGGGTATTTTTTTATCCGCGGATTTAATGCATATTTTGGCACTTTAGGGTTGATACTGAATTGTTTGCCCTTATGTTTGTCATAATCTTAGACTCAAATACTTGAGTTAACTCAGGTCAGACTGTTTATCTGGCGAGGTGAAAAATGAAATTTGAATTAGATACAACTCAAGGCCGCGCACGTCGTGGTCGTTTGATTTTTGAACGTGGTACGGTTGAAACGCCAGCGTTTATGCCTGTCGGTACTTACGGTACCGTTAAAGGTATGACGCCTGAAGAAGTGCGCGAAACTGGCGCAGACATTCTGCTTGGTAATACTTTCCACCTTTGGTTACGTCCAGGTGAAGAGATTATGCGTAAGCATGGCGACTTGCATGACTTCATGAATTGGCAACGTCCTATTTTGACCGACTCGGGTGGATTCCAGGTTTTTAGCTTGGGTGATATTCGTAAGATCACTGAAGAAGGCGTTCATTTCCGCTCACCAATTAACGGTGAAAAGATTTTCTTGGACCCAGAAAAGTCGATGCAAATTCAAGACTCATTAGGCAGCGATGTAGTAATGATTTTTGACGAATGCACCCCGTACCCGGCAACTGAGGACGAAGCTCGTAAATCGATGCAGATGTCACTTCGTTGGGCGCAGCGTTCACGCGATGAGTTTGACAGACTTGAAAACCCGAACTCTTTGTTCGGTATTATTCAAGGCGGTGTTTATGAAGACCTTCGTGACGAAAGCCTAAATGGCTTAGTCGACATTGGTTTTGATGGATACGCTGTTGGTGGTTTAGCAGTTGGCGAGCCAAAGGAAGACATGCACCGCATTCTTGAGCATGTTTGTCCAAAAATTCCAGCTGATAAACCTCGTTATTTGATGGGGGTCGGTAAGCCAGAAGATTTAGTTGAAGGCGTACGTCGCGGCGTGGACATGTTCGATTGTGTTATGCCAACACGAAATGCTCGTAACGGTCATCTGTTTACCAGTGAAGGTGTTATTAAGATCCGTAATGCACGTCATCGCGATGATACTTCACCACTCGATGATAAGTGTGATTGTTATACCTGTAAGAACTACTCTCGGGCATACCTTTACCACTTAGATCGTTGTAATGAGATTCTAGGTGCTCGATTAAACACCATTCATAACCTTCGCTATTACCAAAGATTGATGGAAGGTTTGCGTGGCGCTATCGAGACAGGTACATTAGACGCCTTTGTTACGGAATTCTATACCAGCCAAGGTCGAGAAGTACCTGAAGTTCCTGAATTATCCGATTAATTTTTACTCAGACAATTAGAAGAGAATACTATGTTTATTTCAAACGCATATGCAGCTGATGCACCTGTTGGTGGCGCTGGTGGTACGATGGAACTGATTTTCATGTTGGTCATCTTTGGCCTAATTTTTTACTTCATGATTTTCCGTCCACAATCTAAGCGCGTTAAAGAGCACAAGAACCTAATGAGCTCTTTGAGCAAAGGTGATGAAGTGCTAACAAGCGGTGGTATTTTAGGTAAGATCGCCAAAATTAGTGATGAAAACGACTACGTTTTGTTGACTATCAACGAGACGAGTGAAATCACGATTAAGAAGGATTATATTGCGGCCGTATTGCCAAAAGGCTCTATTAAGTCACTTTAAGCCAAGAGGGCGATGGCGTGTTGAATAAATACCCGATGTGGAAAAACCTAATGGTGATAATCATTATCTCCATAGGTGCATTCTATGCGATACCAAACCTTTTCGGTGAAGACCACGCAGTTCAAGTGGTAGCCACACGAGGAGCAGAGGTCTCAGCGTCGACAATGTCGACAGTAAATGAAGTATTAAAGAGCAAAGGAATCGCTGTTAAGCGTTCTGAGCTTGAAAATGGTCAGTTGTTAGTACGTGTAAATAATGGTGAAGAGCAATTACTTGCTAAAGAAGCGATTAGCGATGCGTTAGGCGACAAGTACACCGTAGCACTAAACTTAGCTCCAGCGACTCCAGAGTGGCTTGAGGCCATGGGCGGTTCGCCGATGAAACTAGGTTTGGACTTACGTGGTGGTGTTCACTTCTTAATGGAAGTGGATATGGGCGAAGCGATTCGTAAGATGACCGAAGCCAAGGTTGCAGACTTCAGAACTGATTTACGAGCTGAGAAAATTCGCTACGCGGGTATTCGTAATGGCGCCAAAGGCATCGAGATTAAGTTTCGCGATGCCGAGACTTTAACGAAAGCTGAAAACTTTCTTAAGTCTCGCAGCAATGACATGGTCTTCCAAGACAAGACTGTTGGCGATGACTATGTCCTTGTTGCTAATCCAAGTGAAGCTTATTTAAAGCAGATTAAAGAGGAAGCACTACAGCAAAACATCACTACACTACGTAACCGTGTAAACGAGCTAGGTGTGGCTGAACCTGTTGTGCAACGTCAAGGTGCTGAACGTATTATCGTTGAGCTACCAGGTGTTCAAGATACTGCTCGCGCGAAAGAAATTTTGAGTGCGACAGCATCGATTGAATTCCATATGGTTGACGAGAAAGCCGATGTTCAAGCTGCAATGAGTGGCCGTGTGCCTGCGGGGTCTGAGCTTTATCAGCGCCGTACCGGTGGTCCAGTTGTCTTGAAAAAAGCGGTTATGTTGACCGGTGATCATATTCAAGGTGCGCAGCCTAGCTTTGACGAATATAGCCGTCCGCAAGTCGCAATTAACCTTGATGCGAAAGGTGGTTCAATTTTCTCTAACGTGACTAAAGACAACATCGGTAAGCCGATGGCAACGCTATTTATCGAGTATAAAGATACCGGTGAAAAGAATGCTGACGGTAGCGTTAAGATGAAGAAGATTGAGGAAGTGATTTCGGTTGCTACCATTCAAGCGCGTCTTGGTCGTAACTTTGTTATCACAGGTCTTGAGCATGCTGAAGCACAGAACCTAGCGTTATTGCTACGTGCTGGTGCGCTAATTGCTCCTGTTTATATCGTTGAAGAACGTACCATTGGTCCAAGCCTTGGTAAGGAAAACATCGACAACGGTATGCAAGCCATGATCTGGGGTATGGCTGTTGTACTTATCTTCATGTTGGTTTATTACCGTGGCTTTGGTCTTATTGCTAACTTAGCGCTAACCGCTAACTTAGTGATGGTTGTGGGCGTAATGTCTATGATCCCTGGCGCAGTATTAACCCTACCTGGTATTGCTGGTATGGTGTTAACTGTAGGTATGGCGGTTGATGGTAACGTACTGATTTACGAGCGTATTCGTGAAGAACTTCGTAACGGTCGTAGCGTACAGCAAGCGATTCATGAAGGATACGGTAACGCATTCTCAACTATCGCCGATGCGAACATCACTACCTTTATGACGGCGCTTATCTTATTTGCCGTAGGTACGGGAGCTGTGAAAGGCTTCGCGGTGACCTTAATGATCGGTATCGCCACTTCTATGTTTACTTGTATCGTAGGTACACGCTCAATCGTGAATGCGATATGGGGTGGTAAACGCGTGAAGAAACTGTCTATTTAAGGGGAAGTTGAAATGTTACAGGTTTTAAATGTTAAAGGTACAGTCAACTTCCTGCGTCACGCACTTCCTATCAGTATTTTATCTGCTGTGTTAGTGCTAGGTTCGATTGTGACCTTAGCAACAAAAGGTATTAACTGGGGATTAGACTTCACCGGTGGTACCGTTGTTGAGCTTGAATTTTCTAAGCCCGCTGATTTGAATGCAATTCGCACGAATCTCTCAAGTGAGTCGGTAGCTGGTGCATTGGTACAGAACTTCGGTTCTAGCCGCGATGTGCTTATTCGTCTTCCTGTTAAAGATGACTTTAAGAGTGAAGATCAAGTCAATGACGTAATGGCTGCAGTGACTCAGCTTGACTCTGCTGTTATTCAAAAGCGTGTCGAGTTTGTTGGGCCTCAAGTAGGTAAAGAACTTGCAGAGCAGGGTGGACTAGCGGTTTTAGTCGCTTTGATATGTATTCTTATCTACGTATCTTTCCGTTTCGAATGGCGTCTAGCCTTAGGTTCGGTTGCTGCTTTGGCGCATGACGTCATTGTCACTCTGGGTGTGTTCTCGCTATTGCAGTTAGAGTTCGATCTAACCGTATTAGCTGGTCTGCTAACGGTTGTCGGTTACTCGCTTAACGATACCATCGTTGTATTTGACCGAATTCGAGAGAACTTCCTTAAGCTACGTAAGAGCTTGCCAGAAGAAGTGGTTAATATTTCGATCACTCAGACAATGAGTCGTACCATTATCACAACCGGTACCACTTTGGTTGTGGTTGTAGCCTTGTTCCTTAAAGGCGGCACCATGATCCACGGCTTCGCGACTGCATTGTTGATGGGTATTTTTGTCGGTACTTTCTCATCAATCTATGTGGCGAGCTTCTTGGCTATCAAGCTAGGGATCAATCGTGAGCACATGATGCCAGTTGAAATTGAGAAAGAAGGTGCAGATCAAGACACATTAATGCCTTAATCTGTACTTAGTTAATAAAGCCACCGAAAGGTGGCTTTTTTATGGGTTCACCAATATCGCTTATCTTTGATTTTCTGCGAAAATGAATAGAAACCTTCGCCCCGTGAACCTAGAACAAGTGTTTTATGTTGTTTGAAAAACAGCCCTCGACAGGCTTGTAGATTTAGCTGTAGCATGTAAAAACACTTTTGAAGTGAGCTAAAATTGAGCTAATTGAAGTATTACCCCTTAATTTGCCAACAGAGCAATAGCAGTAGGAAATAACATGGAAGAGCAAACACGTTTGGTTGCAGCAGGGAATCTGCTAGAGGCTCATACTTGGAAAGGCATGCTGGAGGCTAGCGGCATACAAGTCGAGTTAAAAGGGGAGGCTTTGCTAGGTGGTGTTGGTGAGTTGCCTACGGGTATTCAAAATGTCGAGCTTTGGGTTGCAGAGAGTCAATATGAGTTAGCAAAGCAACAGATGGCATCGTTAAATGCACACTGTCCACAATGGAAGTGCGTTAATTGCCATGAAATCAATGAATCAAGTTTCGAGCTCTGCTGGAATTGCAGCGCCGAACGCAGTGAGAAGTACAGTTAATGAAACACAATCCCGCATTTTTAGCGTTAGTTGAAAGTATTTTGCCTTTAGTGACAGAGGTGAATGTTGAGCAATATCAAACGATGAATGACTGGACGTTACTTGACGTTCGTGAAGATTCTGAGTGGTTGAAAGGGCGTTTACCTAACGCGCTACATCTTGGTCGTGGCATTATTGAAAGAGACATCGAGACACTTTTCCCTGAAAAAGATACCCCGCTAGTTTTGTACTGTGGTGGCGGATATCGTTCAGCGTTAGCGGCGAACAACCTTCAGGTTATGGGTTATACC
Protein-coding sequences here:
- a CDS encoding putative signal transducing protein, yielding MEEQTRLVAAGNLLEAHTWKGMLEASGIQVELKGEALLGGVGELPTGIQNVELWVAESQYELAKQQMASLNAHCPQWKCVNCHEINESSFELCWNCSAERSEKYS
- a CDS encoding rhodanese-like domain-containing protein, whose translation is MKHNPAFLALVESILPLVTEVNVEQYQTMNDWTLLDVREDSEWLKGRLPNALHLGRGIIERDIETLFPEKDTPLVLYCGGGYRSALAANNLQVMGYTKVVSLAGGYKAWLERQLPIEND